GACATTGTTATCAACGCAGAAATCCACTACCCCGCTAACAACCTTTGCCTCTCTGATGATGTGGACAACGCGCTTAACTACAAAAACATCTGCAAGAAGATCATTCAACATGTCGAATCCGGAAGGTTTCTGCTTTTGGAAAAGCTAACCAGTGACGTTCTCGGCATTTGTATCGACCATCCATGGGTGAAATACGCTCAAGTGAGAATCGACAAGCCTCATGCGCTACGTTTTGCTGACTCTGTTTCGCTCACTCTGAGCTATGAAGCAGACAACGACAATAATTCATAAGGAGTGCGTCATGCTGAACACAGAAGCCGAAAAAGTAAGAGAAGCTTTGCTCGCAAGAGGACTTGAAACTCCAATGACACCGAGCGAAATGAATCCCAACCAGAAGTACAACCGCATCAAAGGACTGTTGACGGAAGTGGTCAGTACGCTTGGACTGGATTTAACCGATGACAGCCTTGCTGAAACACCTCATCGCATTGCAAAGATGTACGTCCATGAGATATTTTCAGGGCTCGATTACGATAACTTCCCGAAAATCAGTGTTATAGAAAACAAAATGTCGGTTGATGAAATGGTCAAGGTATCGGATATCGATTTAACGTCGACGTGCGAACACCACTTCATTACCATCGATGGTTTAGCGGAAGTGGCTTATATACCTGAAAACAAGATTCTTGGGCTGTCTAAAATAAACCGTATCGTTCGATTCTTTGCTCAGCGTCCTCAGGTACAAGAACGCCTTACTCAGCAAATCCTAGTCGCGATACAGACTCTAGTAGAGACAGAAAACGTGGCCGTGACGATTAAAGCCACGCACTATTGCGTTAAATCCAGAGGCGTCATGGATGCAAACTCTGAAACCTCAACAACCGCTCTCGGTGGTATTTTCAAAACTAACCCTCAAACCAGAGCTGAGTTTTTACGATGAGTGAAACGATATTAATAACCGGCGTGGGAAAGCGACTCGGCTTCGCACTGGCGCAGCAACTTTTAGCGGATGGATTCAAAGTGGTTGGCACTTATCGCAACGACTATCCTCAATTGCAACTGTTGCGCGACAGTGGAGCCGACTTGCAGCATGTAGACTTTTATCAGCAAAGTAGTCTAGAGAGTTTTCTTCACTATGTTGGTCAAGAATATAAGACACTCCGAGCCATCATACATAACGCTTCCGACTGGAAACCTGAGAACAAAAACAATCCTAGTGACAATGCGTCACACATCATGCACCAGATGATGACGATTCACGCTACCGTGCCTTATCTGTTCAACTTAACACTCAAAGACCAATTGATGTCTGGCGATAAAACCTCAGACATCATCCACATCAGTGACTACGTTGCAGAAAAAGGCAGTAAAAAACACATCGCTTACGCGGCCAGTAAAGCGGCGCTCAACAACCTAACGCTATCGTTTTCAGCGATGCTGGCTCCCAAGGTCAAAGTAAATACCCTCTCTCCAGCCATGATTAAGTTTAATGAGCATGACGATGAGGCATACAAGACCAAAGCGCTGCAGAAAGCTCTGATTCCCACAGAAGCGGGCTTTGAGGAAATAATAGATGGCATCAAGTTTGTGTTGGCCAGTCACTACATGACAGGAAGAACTTTGCACCTTGATGGCGGCAGACATTTGAAGTAATGCGCTTACATTGTCTGCTACCTAAAACTGCTGCTATATAGCGAATGCGGTTAACTAGAAACCGTTATAAGCTAGAAACTGCTATGACCTAGAAACTAGTATAATACTGAGGAAGGCGAGTCTCTTCATCCCAGCCTAACAACTCAATATTGATCAATGACTTGCGCTTCTCATTACACAGTGAAGCGAGATTGATGATAGGGAGCTGGCTACGAAACTGCGCGGTGAGGATGACCTTTTTATTTTCACTCAGGCAGTCTCGGCATTGCACCACAATCGCTTCAGTATCTAGCTGGTGTGCGTTCTCGATAATCTTAATAACAGCGTTCTCTTGATAGCACTCTATCAGCCAAGATACGGCAGCCACTTCTGAGCTGGTAAGCACGATGACATCTTTTGTTGCCATAAGCTCGTGGAGTTCAAGCTCTTTTAGTTCAGTTTCCATAAATACTCTCATTCAGCAGCAAATACATTAAAGTCGATTGCCCAGTTTAGCCTGTGCCAAATGGTAGCCTCTGTCTATCATCTCTTGTGAACGATCAAACTCTAAGGTGCCACAAGCATTGCGTGGGATCTCAAGCGTAATATCGGCGGGATAAGCGGCCAATTTTTGGCGAGCAATGGTCGATTGCATCGCATCAAACGCTTGGTTGGCAATGTCGTAGGCTGCAAAGTTAAAGCTCATTTTACTTTTTACACTGCTACCGAGATTATCGATAAAGTGAACAACCTTCTCATGCAAATTGCTCTCTTTGGTAGGTAGGGAAACCGGTATCACTTCCTGTTGAAGCATCTCAGGTTCACCACCTAAGTTCACAGCCAGAGTAAAGTCTGTCTTATCACTAAAGGTAGGCGCAATCGGTACGGGATTGAGCACTCCGCCATCAATCAGCACTTCGCCATTAATCACATGAGGCGTGAAGAACAGTGGTAAAGAGATAGAGGCGCGAATGGCGTCAAACAGAGAACCGGATTGCAGCCAAACCTCTTTTTCATCGGCGACGTTAGCGGCAACCGCGGTATAAGGGATAGGCAGATCTTCAATTGAAATCTCACCGATCAATCCACGCAGTGTGTCGATGATCTTGTCCCCTTTGAAGATACCACTCGATTGCCATGAAAAATCCAACATCATCGCCATATCCGATTGGTCGATACTGGTGACCCACTCTTCAAATTCATCCAACTTACCCGCCGCATAGACACCACCGATAAGTGCGCCAATTGAACAACCAGAGATAGATTTTATCTGATAGCCATGCTCAATTAACCAACGGATTATTCCAACGTGAACCAAGCCTCTTGCGCCACCACTGCCAAGTACCAATGAGACCGTTTTTTCCATCGTACTCATCCTTTAATTCATTAGCTCTTCAAAGCTTTGGGCAAAAATTATATCACTTCGTGTCAGTGTAAGCTGTGTAATGCTTTGAAAACTGCACCACCTGCGTGCCTAAATGTGTCTCGGATTGAGATCGGGCAGCTTAAGTTGATTGCTGAAACTCATAGACTTTAGACTACCGAACTAAACTAAAAGTGAGTCATTCCAGCAAGCCTAAGCGCGACTAGGAATCTGCTTTCCGTTAGCGCTTGATACAAAAAAGTCGCCCACTTGAAAGCGAGCGACCTCTTGTTGTTCATTGTGTTTTTGAGCTCATTCTGTAAGTGAGAACAAAGAATTACAACACGCGTAAGCACTCTTCTGGCGACAAGCTCAAGAGCGTATTGGCGAAGTTGATCTTCTCATCGCGCCATCTCAATGCTGCCTCTCGACCTTCTTGTGAGTGTCGGTCGGCCTCAAAATAGCTTTTTCTTGGAAGCCCGTCTGCTGGCGTCATCACCATAGACTGTTCATTCAAGCGAAGCGTAAACAAGAACTGACCACGTTGTCCGGTTTGCGCTGCTGGGTGATGCAATGTGGTATCACAGCAATAGCGCCTATCACGCAGTGCGCGGCATGTGTACTCAAAAGCATCTTGAGCACCACGTCCAGGGAACGCGGTATAAACACTGATGCCATCACGTTGCAAAGACTGCTCACCCGCCGCGAGTTGCACCGCATGTTGGATCATCCTAAAGCCCAGAACCACGCCACCAATGCTGTTCAATCCACTGTATTGAATTGCGCCTTCTAAGCTCAGATGAAGTTTGTCTTCCCCTTCATAGAGAAAGAGATCAGGCGATGCCCAATCGCTCTTTGGAATAAGCAGTTGAGTAATATCCGAGTGTTCCATGTTGGTCTCCGCAACAATGAGTGTGTTTGAGCCCACAAGGTAACGTAATGAGAATTATTATCAATAGTTTTTAACCAAAAACGTTACCCCAGAAACCACTCATCGATGGATGCTATCTGATGCTTTAACGCCAAGCATTTCTTGTTAGATATTCATTTATTACCAATAAAGCTCATCGCCTACAAATAAACAGACACATACTATCTACAGGGTCTAATACTAGTCGTCCGACTCTACGACTAATGTCTAACCGACTGAGTCTATTTGTTTTTTTTGGTTTGGTATAAGGTACTAACAACTAAATGTTAATGAATTTTTAATGATAAGTTGACGCATTGTTTTCACTTCATGCCGTGAGTCAACAACGTTTGTTGGAATAACACACCTCAGAGTGTGAACGAAAGGAATCAAAATGAGCACTACTTTAGAGTCCGCACATATACAAACAGAGAAGCCTCAAGTCCATGAGGATGAACTCACCTATGAACAACAACACAAACCAAGCTCGGAATTTGATTCCCGAGAACAGTATTTAGAGCACGAGTTACAAATCATGGCGCCTAAACGTTGGCGTCCCAATTTGCCGTTTAAAGATTATCGATTTGAAATAGAAGACACCATCCCAGCGATGGCGGCGACCATTGGCAAGATTGTTATGGTGGGTGCCATTGCAGCCACCTTTGCCGGGGCGCTAGGGCTAAATGAAGGCTTTATTTTAGAAAACGTTCGTTATGAACTGCTCATCGCCTCTGTTTTCATCATTCTTTTCTCTGGCTTTCTATTGCCGACCGCGAACCTTGCAGGTACACACGGCCCACTCATTCCATTAATTCCGATTGTGGTTGCAGCTGGCGGACACCCTATGGCGTTTGGCCTGTTAATTGGCGCTTTTGGTTTACTCTTAGCCATCAGTAAAGGTGGCAGCATGTTGGCCAACCTTACCAGTAAAGGCGTGTGTGGCGGTTTACTGCTCTACCTCGGCTTTGTTGGCACCGCCTCTCAAGTTAAGAAGCTGTTCGCTTGGGCTGACGGAATTGGCATGAGCCATATCGCTTTTGTCGTGATCTTCTGCACCATCATTTTGTACGCGTTATTGGAACATTTCCGTAAGCGTTGGTTAGCCGTCCCTCTTAGCTGCTTGCTGGGTGGTACGTTAGCGTTTGCCATGGGCGCGCCGTTTTCTTTTCAAACCGAGCCAGGTTTACCCAACATGAACCCTATGTATTGGTGGGGAGAAGATACAGGTTGGATGTTAGGTCTACCGACGATTGAACACTTCATGGTGGTATTGCCGTTTGCGATTTTAGCCGTAGCGATGTGGTCACCAGATTTCTTAGGGCATCAAGTATTCCAGAAGATCAGCTACCCAGAACGTACCGAAAAAGTACACATGAACATTGACGATACCATGACCACAGCTTCAATTCGCCAAACGTTCGGTTCTCTGCTCGGTGGTACTAACTTTACGTCTTCATGGGGTACTTATATCGTACCGGCGGCGATTGCTAAACGCCCTATTCCTGCTGGTGCATTGCTTACAGCTCTGTTCTGTATCATCGCCGCAGTTTGGGGTTACCCGATGGATTTAGCTATCTGGCAACCGGTACTGTGTGTCGCGCTGATTGTTGGAGTATTTGTGCCATTGCTAGAAGCTGGAATGGAAATGACGCGTGAAGGGAAAACCACCCAGTCGGCCGCGATTGTTGTGTTTTCTTCAGCACTGGTTAACCCTGCATTTGGTTGGGCTCTCACCATGCTGTTAGATAACTTAGGCTTAGTCGGTTGTAAAGAACGTAGTAGTGAGCTTAGTAAAATGAGCCGTTGGGTGTTGCCTGGAACGATGTTTATTGTGCTAACTGGTGTGATGGCGTTGGTTGGCCTTCTACCGGGGATTCCGGCGATTATCCCGAGTTTTCGTTAAGCTCGATTAATATTGAGTTTTAGTCGGAACACAAAAAGGCCTCGCACACGCGAGGCCTTGTTTTATCTAAGTATCAACGAGCGAACAGCGAAGAAATTTACGATGGTAAACCAAATCAACTAGAGAGCCATTCATCCAGTACTTTGATGAATTTAGGGTTGATGAGATAACCGATGGAAGCGTGCGGATTGCTTTTTCCGTTTCGAATATTGAGGTTATAAACTGGGTAGATGTCTTTCATTCCGCCGGGTATCAGATCCAGTTTGAGCATATCTTTAAAGTCATTTCTAATTTTGCTGTCATGAGAGATAAAATCATCTTCTGCCGATATGTTTATCCATTGCTGAATGTTTAAAGGGTACTTCTTCTCATCTTTCAAGCGACTCCCTTTTAGCCTATCTTTTACGTTTTCATCTCCTAACGGCGACCCGAGCGTCAGCAATAAGTTGACCTTCTTGTCCGCACCATAGTCGTGTCTATACTCTCCGTAATGAGACAGCTTCCACAACACGTCATAACTGATCATCGACCCGAGACTGTGCGACACAATCATCACATCATCTTGATTATCGAGCGCTTCCTTCAGTTCAACCATTATCCTTTGCCTAACATCGCTGCCGAAATAGGTATCTTCATACCAATAATGTGCCATATCTGGCGCGACCTTGGTTATAAGTGTCTCAGCCACACCCAGCTTTCCAAATAGCGATGAAAAGGTATCTGCTAGCGCCTCTTTTAGAAAACCAATTTTAGATACCTTGTTATACGTTGTTTTATTGAATTGGCTTGTCTTGTACTTTTTGAGTTCAGACAGCGCTTGTTGTCGACTTGCAGGGTCTTCCGTTGGTTTCTCTAACAATGTGTTTGATAGTTCTCCGTAATAGACAAACCGTTTATCGACATCTTTAAAAGCTTGTAATGAACCTGAGTCTTCACAATCTCGCTGTAAGCCATGTTCTATAGCCTCGTACCAAAGTGCTTGAAGGGGAGCTTTATCGGGCTTTTGAGCGCGACCATGAATGAATATTATTTTCTTAGCCATAGCAGCACGTCCTAAACACATAGTTAAAGTGATTATCAGTAGAAAGTACCTACCAGATTCGGTCAACCCTTACTAAGAACAGCAGCGTTAATGACGTATCTAGAGGTGGTTGATAGATCATTTATATAACTATGAGGCACAAGTTTAAGGACCATAAACGAGTGAAAAATACGATCATTACTCGCAAATTAGGAATGAATGTAGCTAGCAAAACCTCCAATTAACAAAAGGTCCTGTACACGCAAGGCCTTTGTTATATCTTCTAAGGGTTACCACTATCCTTTGACAGCTATAGCGCCCTACCTTACTGACTTAACCGCTTTCATCAACGTTGTATTGAGCGGTTCTGGTTGATCTAGTATTGGGAAGTGGCTGAATCTTCGATGTAGTAAAGGCGGTAGTCCTTGATATGCTTCTTGTTTGCTTCTGTTACAGTTAACGTTAAATTTTTCTTGCTAAAAAGGTAGAAAAGTTTATAGTATTTTTTAGATGAAGTTGAGAATCGATATGTCATTACAGAAGAAGCAACCTAAAGTATCACTGAACATTAAAATCTCTTCAGACTTGGATGCTCGCCTTAAACTAGCGAGAAAAGCAGCGCGTGAACAAGGGCTAATGTTCAATGTATCTCAAGAAGTTGAAAAGTTTCTTGAGAAGGAAATAAAGAAAGTGGAACGCCAGCTATCAATCGATGAAGCGATTAAGAATAATCTCGAGGAACTTGGTGGGCTTAATATAGATAAAATAATGAAATCAATGGATTAATCATAATACCGACATGTATTGATTCACTTTTGAATGACGAACGATAACTAATTTTGGAGATAATTATGGGCACAATAATTGGACTGTTAATTTTGGCTGGTATCAGTGTATTCCTAAAGCGCCAAACGGGACTTCATTTGCATGAGTGGATTGCAAAGAAATATAAAGACTCTCAAGACAAAAAGTAATGGACTCTATCAGATTGACAGGCTCCATCGATTTAACTTAAAAAACTAAGGCCCCGCAATCTCGAGGCCTTAGTTTTATCTATAGAATGATTACAACCGCCTTACTTCACTGATTTCACCGCTTCCATCAAGGTTGCGTTGAACAGCTGTGATTGCTCTAGCATTGGGAAGTGGCCTTATTTGCAATGTAGTAAATGCTGTAATCTTAGATGTATTTTTATATCGAACAATCTCATCCTGATTTGACGGCTGTTCAGGATTATAAACAACTCCTAAGTTAAAATGCAGAAACGCTAATTAAGAAGTAAGGCAAAAAATGTCACGCAAAAAATTTATGGAATCCTACGGTGCAACGAACCGAAATGCACGGTATGGGTGGGCTTTTGTTAATCACGAAAAAAAAGAAGTTTATTTTGGTGCGTGGGACGTCAATACAAACCGAGAAAGATCGTTGATTTTTTCTATGGACTGGGAGTTCAACAACGACGGACGTAGAGTTAATGCGTTTGGCGAAGCTCTCGAGTACATCAAGTTGGTTGAAAACGAAGGATATTCATTAAGAACATTTCCAATAATCTGGGATGAAGATAACGACAGTTATTTAGACACAGGCAGTGCCAAGATAAAAGAGTACATAGAAGAAGTCTCTGAGATGTCCCTTGAGGTAATTAGCAGCAATTACTATGCGATTGGAAAGCATAACGTAAAGTATTCAAAAATGCCTTCACCCAACGTAGCACAAGACGTCAACATAATATTCGGTACTACCATCAATAAGACAGAACGTGAAAGTCTAGTTCTCTCGCGTATTGGGCAGGGGCGATTTAGACAAAACGTTATCAGCTCATGGGGGAATGGTGAGTGCTGTGCGCTAACGCTTACAAGCGTACGCGAGATTTTAATTGCATCTCACATAGTGCCTTGGTCCAAATGTGAAAGTGATGAACAGAGACTTGATGGCGCAAATGGCATACTGCTTTGTGCTCATATCGATAAACTTTTTGACGCCCACTTGTTGACCTTCATTAAAAAAGGTTCAAAGTACATATCCCAATTATCACCCAAACTAAATATTTCCTTACTGAAAGGTTTAGGTATTCAAAGCGGAGAAGAACTTTGCGCTGAACAACTTAGCGAAATTGAGCGTGAACGCTTTGAAAGATATTTAGACGCGCATAATAATGAGTTCAACGTCAAAGTCTCACAAATAAATTAAACTAACATCGACTCAACGATAACTTCCCGCAGAAAAAAGGCCTCGCATTCACGAGGCCTTAGTTTTCTATATCTAATTGGTACTGTAGCACTACTTCATTACTTGTTCGCTTTCATCAACGTTGGGTTGGACTACGATGGTTGCTCGAGCACTGAGAAGTAGCCAGAGTCATAACCAAACAATCGGTGACCAAACCTGTTTGATGAAAACTAGTTTTCACCCAATTCATTAGCAATGATAGAGCTATACGCTATTACACTTTCGATAGAGTAGTTTTTCTTATTAGCTAAAATTTTTATGTGTTTCCCAATAATCTCATCATCATAATTACACTCTCTTGCTTCTTTAATGAGCGACTTCATATCATGGACGGTATGATTTTGTTTATTGTATTCGTTACTCTCAGTTACTGAAGATTGATAATCAGAATCACTAGATAACAAGTGTGATTTAGTATCTGGAAAGGAGGCTAATTGATTATCCGGAAAGCTAGGAAAAAGCCGCCTTTTAAGTAAAATAGAGAAGCCCTGTTGAGTTGAGTACCACTTATACAGGTGTTCTTTTTTCTTATCTTCAAACGCATCGGATAATGGTGTTAACTCACCAAACAAAGCAATCGCCAACTTATTATTCACGATTTCACTATTATCCAATGATGAACGGGTTGGAAACCACGTTAAAGCATCAGGATACACAAAAGAACTGACTTCTCTTCGTGCACTTAGTTCATACATCCTTTCAGCTTCTCTAATGATGTAACCCGAGTCTTGTATGTGTCCAACAGGCGGCTTGTTTAAGTACACTCCATAAAGAGCGCCAAACATAGTAGCAATAGTATCAGTATCTGTATGAAGCTCATTAACTATGTCGACTAATATAGCTTTCGGGTCGTTCAATCTATAACTCTTAACGAGTAGTAATGATGCCGCGAGAGCAGTCTTAGAGCCGGATCCTCTCTGCGCTTCATCTTTTAGCCCTAACATATCTGATAGAAGTCTATAATCCAATTTTTCAACTAACATCCATTTAGAAGCTACTTCCAAATCAGCGAGTAACTCATCAGTAACAGCAGAAAAAGCCTCATCCAAAGTTTGACCAGTTTCAGCCTCCCACTGATGAGACCAAAACGTTTCTAACATATCATCTTGCTTAATGAAGAATGACGCTCGACTACAAATTAGAGCATCATCTTTGAGTGTATCTAAAGAAACTTTTTCTTGACGAAGGACCCTAGCTAGCGATAACGAGTGTAAAATCGCACCAGCGATGGCTCTTGGGTGACCATGAGTGACAATAGAGTTTTTTATAACATCGATGATATACGTTTCTAGGTCACTTAAATCTGGCGCAGACCATACATGAGGTTGAACTCGCATTGCAGCCCCATTTCCTCCACCGTTAACATATTTTCCACTTTTATTCGCATAGAAGTTTGAATACCAATTCACCGATTTTTTTATTAGGTTATTCGTCGCTACCTTCGTTCCTCTACCTGCCCCCAAAGCGTAACTTAACCAAACTGGCAACTCACATTTAGCAAAAGCCTCTACATCAAAATAACCAGCTCCATTTATGGCACGCGAAGTACTAAGACGAAGTTGAGTATCATCTGAATATGTACCCTGCGGAAGCTGAACTTGGGTACCATAAATCCCATCTAATTTCCTTCTCCATGAGACAGTATCAAGAATAACTTCAGAGCCTACACGTGTTTTTATGGTGTTTTTTGAGTTTGCTAGCTCAGTAATAAACCCCAAAGCATCAGCATAAGCAGCCCAAAGTGCAGAATTAATGGTAGCTTCTCTTCTAAAGTTGCTCATCTATAAACCTTTGAATTTATTATCATTAACTTCTATTTTAACGTCTTTTAGACTTTCATCAAATGACAAAGCTGCATTTACCAGAGCAAAAGTATTTTCATCACGAACATATAACTTAGTTAAATACTTTAAAGCGATATCATTAGGATATAAGACTTCGGCTTCTTCACAAGTAGTCCAACTCTTGGGTAAACTAGCTTCCCTTCCTTTTGTCCTACCACGCTTTCCGACGACTTGAGTGTCAAAAAGCTTATTTAAACCTACAATACCTTGCCCGCGCACACATTCATTCCGATAAATATTGTTTGTTGTTGTAAAAACAACTTTTTCATGAGTAAGTATTTCACTATCAAATGCCAATATAACCCAGAAGTCATATTCTTCTCTATGCCAACTCTGACTGTAATCAAAGAAGCTTGAATTTATCCTAGATATCGAAAGATTCACATATGAAGTCCACTGAGGATCAGAGCGATACTTGGAATTATACTTAGTGATATGCTCGAGAATCTGTTCTTTATGTAGCTGATCTCTTGAAACTAGTTTATTTAACGAGAATATACCCACTAAGCCATAGTTGGTAGTGAAGTGCAGAACCTCTGTGATTCCCCGTTCAGATACAACTTTATCAACAGTCATCATAACTCCAAATACTCATATGCATCTCTATCAATGAGACTCAAAACTTTTGGCTTGTCCCCACTTTTATATCCTAAAAGCACAGAACGTTTAGCTCGTGTGATTGACACTGTTAATAATTTACAGATGTTAAGGTATGAATCAGATTCAATATCTTCATCGTATCGAAGAAACTCGTCACTCAACCCCAACAAAATCACATGATCAAACTCCAAGCCTTTGGCTGAGTGCATAGTAGACAAAACTACATTTGTATTAATCTCAGGCCACTCAGATGACTTCGTTAAGTTCGCGAAAATAATACCACTATTTCTCAGCCTAGCTTTCAAGTAACCCTGAGTTTTCTGAGACTTGGCTAAAAAACACACGGTTTCATTACTTAAATCAACTTTTGTTTTTATAAATTCAATAGCGAAATCTACTTGTTGGTTATATAAGCCAGAAACCAACTTCGGCAAATCTCCTGAAACAGTACAGCTATCATAATTCGGCACCGTACCGTCTGCATCAATACCAATTCCTTTAAGAAGCTGATAACCCAATCGCGCTATTTCAAAGGTATTCCTATAGTTTTTTTCAAGCCTAAAGGAATTTTGGGGTCTTATCTCTAAACCAACTTCTCTCCATGTGAACCCTCTATTATATATTTTTTGAACTGTATCTATAACAAACGTCCCGTGAGATTCCGAATGCAACATTGAAACCACCGTTCTTAGCTCATTCGCAGAGAAATCTTGAGTTTCATCCGCAATAATTATGTCGTATTTGTCTTCTAAATGACCTGCTGGATATTGATTAATATCATTCCAATCGACTAAGTTATTTGCTTTTTTGTAAGCTTGGTATGGACGTACAACATCATTTAAAATTTTCTCTCGCAAAGATCTCTCAACTCGAGGTGCAGCACCGCGTCCAACACGGACGGCATCTAAATAAAGGCTTAATTCGTCTTCAGGAAATCTACCTAATATATAATCGACCTCTGAATATAAATAGGTCAAGTCTAAGCCGTAGGTATCTGGTATTGAGAAGTTGGAATCCTCTATATTGTGGACTAATGTCATTTTTTCGATATGCGGATAACGGTTTCTACAATACTTAGCTAGAGTTTGCACCTCAATATCGATGTCCTTACCTATATCTTGTGCCAGTTGCCTAACATATGAGCTCAAAGTTGTATTAAAAGTAAAAACCATTGCCTTTATAGGCCTGCTCTCTTGCCTATTTCGTAAGCGGTTACTTTTATGGAAAGCGATAGCGAGCCTAAGCATCAGCAGAGCTACTGTCGTTTTACCACTTCCAGCCGCCCCTCTTATGACTCTATTCATTGGGTGAGGAGTCGCAAAGAGCTGTCTTTGCTCGTGAGTTGGTTCTATTTTACCAAGAGGTTTCAATTCAACCTTTCCTTATACATTAGATTTATTAGCAAGTAATTGAATACCATGAAATTAAGAACCACACAACAACCTGATGAATAATATGGGTACTAACTATAGAGCAGCCATCAAATATACGAAAATCAGGGAGACGTAACTCGCAAACGACTAGGTCAACGCTTATTGACTAATTTGATCTGTACCCTAACAAACAAAAAGGCCTCGCAATGCGAGGCCTTTGTTTTTCTATCTATCAGAAGAAATTAGTCGCGAAGTGCTGCGCCAAATTTCTCTGAGATTGAAGCTACGATAGCATCTACTGAACCAGCGATGTCTGCATCTTCAAGTGTTCGCTCTACAGACTGTAGGCTAAGTGCGATTGCTAGGCTCTTCTTACCTTCTTCAACGCCTTGACCAACGTATACGTCGAACAGTTTAGCGCCTGTTAGGAATTCGCCACCAGCAGCAATACACGCTTCAACGATGTCGCCAGAAGCAACTGCTTCGTCAACAACTACTGCGATATCACGACGGTTTGCAGGGAACTTAGATACGGCTACTGCTTCTGGAAGCACGCGAGTGTTGATAGCT
Above is a window of Vibrio atlanticus DNA encoding:
- the folX gene encoding dihydroneopterin triphosphate 2'-epimerase; translated protein: MNHNAIITITNLRLRTFIGFNEEEKSKQQDIVINAEIHYPANNLCLSDDVDNALNYKNICKKIIQHVESGRFLLLEKLTSDVLGICIDHPWVKYAQVRIDKPHALRFADSVSLTLSYEADNDNNS
- the folE gene encoding GTP cyclohydrolase I FolE, which produces MLNTEAEKVREALLARGLETPMTPSEMNPNQKYNRIKGLLTEVVSTLGLDLTDDSLAETPHRIAKMYVHEIFSGLDYDNFPKISVIENKMSVDEMVKVSDIDLTSTCEHHFITIDGLAEVAYIPENKILGLSKINRIVRFFAQRPQVQERLTQQILVAIQTLVETENVAVTIKATHYCVKSRGVMDANSETSTTALGGIFKTNPQTRAEFLR
- the folM gene encoding dihydromonapterin reductase, encoding MSETILITGVGKRLGFALAQQLLADGFKVVGTYRNDYPQLQLLRDSGADLQHVDFYQQSSLESFLHYVGQEYKTLRAIIHNASDWKPENKNNPSDNASHIMHQMMTIHATVPYLFNLTLKDQLMSGDKTSDIIHISDYVAEKGSKKHIAYAASKAALNNLTLSFSAMLAPKVKVNTLSPAMIKFNEHDDEAYKTKALQKALIPTEAGFEEIIDGIKFVLASHYMTGRTLHLDGGRHLK
- a CDS encoding patatin-like phospholipase family protein: MEKTVSLVLGSGGARGLVHVGIIRWLIEHGYQIKSISGCSIGALIGGVYAAGKLDEFEEWVTSIDQSDMAMMLDFSWQSSGIFKGDKIIDTLRGLIGEISIEDLPIPYTAVAANVADEKEVWLQSGSLFDAIRASISLPLFFTPHVINGEVLIDGGVLNPVPIAPTFSDKTDFTLAVNLGGEPEMLQQEVIPVSLPTKESNLHEKVVHFIDNLGSSVKSKMSFNFAAYDIANQAFDAMQSTIARQKLAAYPADITLEIPRNACGTLEFDRSQEMIDRGYHLAQAKLGNRL
- a CDS encoding DUF3360 domain-containing protein, with product MSTTLESAHIQTEKPQVHEDELTYEQQHKPSSEFDSREQYLEHELQIMAPKRWRPNLPFKDYRFEIEDTIPAMAATIGKIVMVGAIAATFAGALGLNEGFILENVRYELLIASVFIILFSGFLLPTANLAGTHGPLIPLIPIVVAAGGHPMAFGLLIGAFGLLLAISKGGSMLANLTSKGVCGGLLLYLGFVGTASQVKKLFAWADGIGMSHIAFVVIFCTIILYALLEHFRKRWLAVPLSCLLGGTLAFAMGAPFSFQTEPGLPNMNPMYWWGEDTGWMLGLPTIEHFMVVLPFAILAVAMWSPDFLGHQVFQKISYPERTEKVHMNIDDTMTTASIRQTFGSLLGGTNFTSSWGTYIVPAAIAKRPIPAGALLTALFCIIAAVWGYPMDLAIWQPVLCVALIVGVFVPLLEAGMEMTREGKTTQSAAIVVFSSALVNPAFGWALTMLLDNLGLVGCKERSSELSKMSRWVLPGTMFIVLTGVMALVGLLPGIPAIIPSFR
- a CDS encoding HNH endonuclease, with protein sequence MSRKKFMESYGATNRNARYGWAFVNHEKKEVYFGAWDVNTNRERSLIFSMDWEFNNDGRRVNAFGEALEYIKLVENEGYSLRTFPIIWDEDNDSYLDTGSAKIKEYIEEVSEMSLEVISSNYYAIGKHNVKYSKMPSPNVAQDVNIIFGTTINKTERESLVLSRIGQGRFRQNVISSWGNGECCALTLTSVREILIASHIVPWSKCESDEQRLDGANGILLCAHIDKLFDAHLLTFIKKGSKYISQLSPKLNISLLKGLGIQSGEELCAEQLSEIERERFERYLDAHNNEFNVKVSQIN
- a CDS encoding ADP-ribosylglycohydrolase family protein, whose translation is MSNFRREATINSALWAAYADALGFITELANSKNTIKTRVGSEVILDTVSWRRKLDGIYGTQVQLPQGTYSDDTQLRLSTSRAINGAGYFDVEAFAKCELPVWLSYALGAGRGTKVATNNLIKKSVNWYSNFYANKSGKYVNGGGNGAAMRVQPHVWSAPDLSDLETYIIDVIKNSIVTHGHPRAIAGAILHSLSLARVLRQEKVSLDTLKDDALICSRASFFIKQDDMLETFWSHQWEAETGQTLDEAFSAVTDELLADLEVASKWMLVEKLDYRLLSDMLGLKDEAQRGSGSKTALAASLLLVKSYRLNDPKAILVDIVNELHTDTDTIATMFGALYGVYLNKPPVGHIQDSGYIIREAERMYELSARREVSSFVYPDALTWFPTRSSLDNSEIVNNKLAIALFGELTPLSDAFEDKKKEHLYKWYSTQQGFSILLKRRLFPSFPDNQLASFPDTKSHLLSSDSDYQSSVTESNEYNKQNHTVHDMKSLIKEARECNYDDEIIGKHIKILANKKNYSIESVIAYSSIIANELGEN